One region of Salvia miltiorrhiza cultivar Shanhuang (shh) unplaced genomic scaffold, IMPLAD_Smil_shh original_scaffold_455, whole genome shotgun sequence genomic DNA includes:
- the LOC131004700 gene encoding acetolactate synthase 1, chloroplastic-like: MAAAASTSASPAITRNTSLLTKPKLSSRFTVPFPPSPHHSAAAAASCRRPMQISSVLSSPKPQTGEQEAFVSRFGPDEPRKGSDVLVEALEREGVTDVFAYPGGASMEIHQALTRSDIIRNVLPRHEQGGVFAAEGYARASGVPGVCIATSGPGATNLVSGLADALLDSVPMVAITGQVPRRMIGTDAFQETPIVEVTRSITKHNYLVLDVDDIPRIVKEAFFIARSGRPGPVLIDVPKDIQQQMVIPNWNQPMRLTGYLSRLPKPPSEMLLEQIGRLVSESKKPVLYVGGGCLNSSEELRKFVELTGIPVASTLMGLGSYPGSDEDFALQMLGMHGTVYANYAVDKSDLLLAFGVRFDDRVTGKLEAFASRAKIVHIDIDSAEIGKNKQPHVSICADLKLALEGLNSILEEKVRDGDVKLDFSAWRDELKEQRIKHPLSFKTFGDAIPPQYAIQMLDELTGGKAIISTGVGQHQMWAAQFYKYNRPRQWLTSGGLGAMGFGLPAAIGAAVARPDAVVVDIDGDGSFIMNVQELATIRVENLPIKIMLLNNQHLGMVVQWEDRFYKANRAHTYLGNPSDESQIFPNMLKFAEACDIPAARVTRKEELRAAMQKMLDTPGPYLLDVIVPHQEHVLPMIPSGGAFKDVITEGDGRTKY; this comes from the coding sequence ATGGCGGCCGCCGCTTCCACCTCCGCATCCCCAGCCATCACCAGGAACACCTCTCTCCTCACCAAGCCGAAGCTCAGCTCACGATTCACCGTTCCATTCCCCCCAAGCCCCCATcactccgccgccgccgccgcctcctgcCGCCGCCCGATGCAAATCTCAAGCGTCCTATCCTCTCCTAAGCCGCAGACCGGCGAGCAGGAGGCCTTCGTCTCCCGATTCGGCCCCGACGAGCCGCGCAAGGGCAGCGACGTCCTCGTGGAGGCGCTGGAGCGCGAGGGCGTCACCGACGTCTTCGCCTACCCCGGCGGCGCGTCGATGGAGATCCACCAGGCGCTGACGCGCTCCGACATCATCCGCAACGTCCTCCCCCGCCACGAGCAGGGCGGCGTCTTCGCCGCCGAGGGCTACGCCCGCGCCTCCGGCGTCCCCGGCGTCTGCATTGCCACCTCCGGCCCCGGCGCCACCAATCTGGTCTCCGGACTCGCCGACGCCCTCCTCGACAGCGTGCCGATGGTGGCGATCACCGGCCAGGTCCCACGCCGCATGATCGGCACCGATGCGTTCCAGGAAACCCCAATCGTCGAGGTAACTAGGTCAATAACGAAGCATAATTATCTTGTATTGGATGTTGATGATATTCCTAGAATTGTGAAAGAGGCCTTCTTTATAGCCCGGTCTGGTAGGCCCGGCCCTGTTCTAATCGATGTTCCGAAAGATATTCAACAGCAAATGGTGATTCCGAATTGGAACCAGCCAATGCGATTGACTGGTTATTTGTCTAGATTGCCTAAGCCTCCTAGCGAGATGTTGTTGGAGCAGATAGGTAGGTTAGTATCCGAGTCGAAAAAACCAGTGCTTTATGTAGGAGGGGGTTGTTTGAATTCGAGTGAGGAGTTGAGGAAATTTGTCGAGCTCACTGGAATCCCCGTTGCAAGCACGTTGATGGGGCTCGGCTCTTATCCTGGTTCGGATGAGGATTTCGCCTTGCAAATGCTGGGAATGCACGGCACTGTATATGCAAACTATGCAGTAGACAAGAGTGATTTGTTGCTTGCATTTGGGGTTAGGTTTGATGATCGTGTGACTGGTAAGCTCGAGGCGTTTGCTAGTCGGGCTAAGATCGTTCACATTGATATTGACTCGGCTGAGATTGGGAAGAATAAGCAACCTCATGTGTCAATTTGTGCTGATCTCAAGTTGGCTCTTGAGGGGTTGAATTCCATACTTGAGGAGAAAGTGAGGGATGGTGATGTTAAACTCGACTTTTCAGCGTGGAGGGATGAGTTGAAGGAGCAAAGGATCAAACACCCCTTGAGTTTCAAGACATTTGGAGATGCAATTCCTCCTCAATACGCGATTCAGATGCTTGATGAGTTGACGGGTGGGAAGGCTATCATTAGTACTGGCGTCGGGCAGCATCAGATGTGGGCTGCTCAGTTCTACAAGTACAATAGGCCGAGGCAGTGGCTGACATCGGGTGGTCTTGGTGCAATGGGGTTTGGTCTGCCTGCAGCCATTGGAGCTGCTGTGGCGAGACCTGATGCTGTCGTTGTGGACATTGATGGTGACGGGAGTTTCATCATGAATGTTCAAGAGCTGGCTACAATAAGAGTGGAGAACCTTCCTATCAAGATCATGCTGTTGAATAACCAGCACTTGGGCATGGTGGTTCAATGGGAAGACCGGTTCTATAAGGCCAACCGAGCTCACACTTATCTAGGAAACCCTTCGGATGAGTCGCAGATATTCCCCAACATGCTCAAGTTCGCAGAGGCTTGCGACATACCAGCAGCCCGGGTGACTAGGAAGGAAGAACTGAGGGCGGCAATGCAGAAGATGCTGGATACCCCCGGCCCGTACTTGTTGGATGTGATTGTCCCTCATCAAGAGCATGTGCTGCCTATGATTCCCAGTGGCGGCGCTTTCAAAGATGTGATCACTGAAGGCGACGGAAGAACTAAATATTGA